The DNA sequence TAGATGAACTGTTACGATTCCATAATCCAGCGATTCTCCGTTCGTTTGCTGCTTTGTCAATCGCTTCACGTCTTTTTTGTTCACTTGTCACTTTGAGAGCCTGTTCAATTCCTTTTACGGCAATAAGGGCATCCGGTACACCTGAATTAAGGCCTCTGGCGCCAAATGGTGCAAATAAATGCGCAGCTTCCCCTGCTAAAAGAACTCTTCGTTTTTCATCTGTATACGAATTGGCCACAACTTGATGGAAACGGTAGGATGAAACCCAAGTAATTCGTTCAGCATATTTCGGATGCATTACTTTAGGAAGCCACTTTTTAACTCCTTCCACTTCTGTATAGTTATTTGGATCATCGTCTTCCAATAACTGAAGGTCAATTCTCCATCCACCTTTGAATGGAACAAACATCACATTTCTTCCACCCATAGCAGGATGCTGATAATGGAATACCCGCTCTAATGGCAAAGGATCATGTTCGTCCTCTTCTACATCCACGACAAGGAAAGTGTCCTTCGTCCGCGGTCCTTCAAATTTCAAACCAGCTGTTTCACGAACGACAGAGCGTGCCCCATCACAGCCGATGACATACTCCGCTTCCCAAATTTCTCCTTTTTTGGTTATAACTTTAATGCCATCCTCTTCTGGTACGACTTCCTTAATCGGTGTATCCCATACAAATTCAACCCCAGCTTTCACGCAATAGTCATAAAGAATCGATTCGATATCGTGTTGATGCAAAGAGGT is a window from the Bacillus alveayuensis genome containing:
- a CDS encoding 3-(3-hydroxy-phenyl)propionate hydroxylase (product_source=KO:K05712; cath_funfam=3.50.50.60; cog=COG0654; ko=KO:K05712; pfam=PF01494; superfamily=51905), with translation MSNKHTVIVVGAGPVGLVAGLALKKRGISSVVIEAEPKDRQRPGSRAIYLHNATLDLLESIDEGLGFEIARNGIVWPIKRTLYKGKEVYVKNYGKTDTSDPTKLPPFTSLHQHDIESILYDYCVKAGVEFVWDTPIKEVVPEEDGIKVITKKGEIWEAEYVIGCDGARSVVRETAGLKFEGPRTKDTFLVVDVEEDEHDPLPLERVFHYQHPAMGGRNVMFVPFKGGWRIDLQLLEDDDPNNYTEVEGVKKWLPKVMHPKYAERITWVSSYRFHQVVANSYTDEKRRVLLAGEAAHLFAPFGARGLNSGVPDALIAVKGIEQALKVTSEQKRREAIDKAANERRIAGLWNRNSSSTALHHLQGNSPEMNLKREIAASLTAIVPKLGRWLDEGPYGPKYGPPELTTKY